The following are encoded together in the Culex pipiens pallens isolate TS chromosome 1, TS_CPP_V2, whole genome shotgun sequence genome:
- the LOC120427411 gene encoding saccharopine dehydrogenase-like oxidoreductase, with amino-acid sequence MATEQRDLDVIIFGASGFTGKYTIYEGIKLLDGLKWAIAGRSRDKLNKILKEVEAKSGKDLSDTELVIADVKDADSLRKMAARCRIVINCCGPYRFYGEPVVKACIEAGTHHVDVSGEPQYMERMQLEYHEQAKEKGVYVVSACGFDSIPADLGTVFLEQQFDGTVNSVETFLEATPKSPDAATGGAVIHYGTWESAIYGLAHANELRGLRSKLFGSRLPNFQPRLKDRPLLHRTKFASNRWCLPFPGSDRSVVMRSQRYFYDNEKKRPIQMKAYVTFSSLIHVIGVIIVSAIFALMTRYKIGRQLLLKYPGFFSAGFVSHEGPTEASMENTDFAMYLKGVGWTRDEELLEASDQFKAPPKKKLLVKVSGTNPGYGATCVALLLSATTILRQADKMPATGGVYPPGAAYAKTNMVEELCKNGFKFEVLKE; translated from the exons ATGGCCACCGAGCAGCGCGACCTGGACGTGATCATTTTCGGAGCCAGTGGGTTCACCGGCAAGTACACGATCTACGAGGGCATCAAGCTGCTAGATGGGCTCAAGTGGGCAATCGCCGGTCGCAGTCGGGACAAGTTGAACAAGATCCTGAAGGAGGTGGAGGCAAAATCCGGCAAAGATCTGTCCGACACGGAGCTGGTCATCGCGGACGTTAAGGATGCGGACTCGCTGCGCAAGATGGCCGCGCGCTGCCGCATTGTGATCAACTGCTGTGGACCGTACCGGTTCTACGGTGAACCCGTGGTCAAGGCTTGCATCGAAGCCGGAACGCACCACGTGGACGTGAGCGGTGAGCCGCAGTACATGGAGCGGATGCAGCTGGAGTACCACGAGCAGGCCAAGGAAAagggcgtttacgtcgtttcgGCGTGTGGCTTTGACAGCATTCCGGCGGATTTGGGGACCGTTTTTCTGGAGCAGCAGTTTGACGGAACCGTAAACTCGGTCGAGACATTTTTGGAAGCGACGCCCAAATCCCCGGATGCTGCCACCGGCGGAGCTGTCATCCATTACGGAACGTGGGAATCGGCCATTTACGGATTGGCTCACGCCAACGAATTGCGTGGGCTGAGAAGCAAGCTGTTCGGTTCTCGGCTGCCCAACTTCCAACCACGACTCAAGGATCGTCCGTTGCTGCACCGGACCAAGTTCGCGAGCAATCGGTGGTGCTTGCCGTTCCCGGGCTCAGACCGATCGGTGGTCATGCGCTCGCAGCGCTACTTCTATGACAACGAAAAGAAGCGGCCGATCCAGATGAAGGCATATGTCACGTTTAG CTCTCTGATCCACGTCATCGGGGTAATTATTGTCAGTGCCATTTTCGCCCTGATGACCCGCTACAAGATCGGCCGGCAACTTCTGCTCAAG TACCCCGGCTTCTTCTCGGCCGGATTCGTGTCGCACGAGGGCCCGACCGAGGCATCGATGGAAAACACCGACTTTGCCATGTACCTGAAGGGCGTCGGCTGGACCCGGGACGAGGAGCTTCTGGAGGCGTCGGACCAGTTCAAGGCCCCGCCCAAGAAGAAGCTGCTCGTCAAGGTGTCCGGCACGAACCCGGGCTACGGGGCGACCTGCGTGGCCCTGCTGCTGTCCGCGACGACCATCCTGCGGCAGGCGGACAAGATGCCGGCGAC GGGTGGAGTTTACCCACCGGGAGCGGCCTACGCCAAGACGAACATGGTCGAGGAGCTGTGCAAGAATGGATTCAAGTTTGAGGTGCTGAAGGAGTGA